The Syngnathus acus chromosome 12, fSynAcu1.2, whole genome shotgun sequence genome contains the following window.
GGCAGTTGCTACAACCACCAGTGCAGATGTGACCGTTCCCATCGATCGCCTCTCTTGCTTTACTTGATTGTATGCTATTACCAGAGATgaggactcgagtcgactcgagtcgctgttttgatgacttgtgacttgacttgacaaacataaaaaaacttgagactcgacttggacttggaagttaaagactcgggacttgacttgacttgagacacgatgacttgaatgacttcagtgttatttagtttatgttttcagtttgaatataaaattaataatactaatttaaaaaagtaatgtcgataacacggtaggagcgcaggctgagaatggcgttgtcatgattggatcgctaccctgtcaatcaatcagtcgtgccctctctacctacctaacatgtttattggagaatcacgcccctttatatcatccatccattttatgtaccgctgtatccccacgggggtcgcgggcttgctggagcctatcccagctgtcatcgggcagtaggcgggggacaccctgaaccggttgccagccaatcgcagggcacacagagacgaacaaccatccgcacacgcactcacactcagggtcaatttggagcgctcaatcggcctaccaagcatgtttttggggatgtgggaggaaaccagagtgcccggagaaaatccacgcggacacggggagaacatgcaaactccacacagggagggccggaggtggaatcgaacccgcaccctccttactgtgaggcggacgtgctagccagtgcaccaccgagccgcctccctttatatcagacatgcacaaacatgtcagcggaagcggtaccgcgagtcatcaccttcggctatcgtaattacctttatgacggcaaaagacggacagcacagtgcaagatatgcaacagaaacatttcagacagccagacgacaacttcaaactttgtccgtttgaagtttatagagctctggtgtctccagatgttaaagatgaaacataaaatgtttctaatgctctttaatgtgtttcttctttcagatttttttcagattattttttcatatttgcaactcaaatgtgtcagacactgtcggcagacgttcatttgtttagattgagctgtcaatcattgtatgaggtaatttcttttttgtttgattccatggtgtattttactgaatatcagtaattacagtgcaaatccaaattattgtcatattttttaaacaggttcgacacattggacaatgatggttacttaaagttacttatatcttgtcttttcacgttactaagatcagattctgcgggtaaaattgcaataataaggtgacttgacttggacttgacctatttaaggacttgacttggacttgaccgatttaaggacttgactagacttgcccaagaaaaaaatgacttgggacttacttgagacttgaaggttaagacttgagactcacttgagacttgcacatgtgtgacttggtcccatctctgacTATtaccccccccacaaaaaaacaacatcaaacCATGAGCATGTCATGCAAGTAATGTAATGTAGCTGCTTTTTGCGTGCCTCCGAGCACGAGTGTTAGTGAGTTGGGAGCATTTCTTtggtttttaaatgttgtcattGTACATTTTTTAGTAATATTGGTAAACAACTTTTACTTTGTCTCCTTTGTTTCTGAATATTATTGTTCTGTTGGTGAATGCTTTTAGATGTTGTCTTTTCTTGTGTAACCTTGTGGCTTGTGTATTAAATGTGCTACAGTATATACTAAATAAAGCTACTTTGCCTTACATACTCCATCTTAAATGTTACATttggtttttttaaattaacagATAGGCCACGGTATTCTTagatgaggtaaaaaaaaaatgtcatgtggATGTAAAAATAGTTTATTCTAGGATACCcactttcctcccacattccaaaaacatgaatgGTGGGCCGATTGACCGCTCCAAATTGTCTATGTGTGAGCACAAATAGTTGTTTGTCTACTAAACCTTACCCAAAACTCCCgtagaaaacccacgcaggcacagggagaacatgcaaactccacacagggaggcggaggtggaatcgaacccgcaccctccaaactgtgaggcggacatgctaaccactgCGCTAGCGAGGCACCACGCAAGATgataaattttcaaaaaaggaCAGATCCAGGGATGAGAaaggcaaatgtgaaaaagcacGGAAAAGTAGCGGGGGGGATATACGCTGTCGCGGCGGGCGGGGGAATGCCCGCGAGAGTCACCGAGGCTAACGTTGCCCGCTCCCCcccatatatataaaaaaaataattttctcaacggattcACACGATTTACGCAAATACTttagacggaaaaaaacacgtaaatccgcggaaaattctcatccctgcaGATCGAAGCGAAGTCAGTCAAAAGCCAAAGAACGATCATAGTGGAGATCGAAAACTGGCAGAAAAGCACACCTTAGGAGCGACGAGCGAAACCCGTTTATTTCCGTGCTGAGTCACAAGTAAAAAGCGGAAATGACGTCTATTTACACTGTGACATCGATGTGGGTCGCAGGTTCAATGAGAATATTTAAACGTGAGTAACTCTGTCTGTTGAGACATGTAAACAGGTTATTTCAATAGTTCCAGACACCCAGATTCTGATTTTAACCCAAATATTGACTACATGTAAATATAGTCTATGACAATCAATGTTAAAGAAAAAGATACGTCAAGAGTCCCTGCAACTCAAATCAGGAGATTCACGTGCGCTGCAGTGTTTAACCTGATGATGGCGCCACACAGACAGCTTTTTCTTCAAACTTCAAGCTTTCCATAAACGTACCTTTTCCGAAATAACGATGAAGACATGTAGAGTTTTAGTAAACACCCATTTATACGGTTTATccgcaagaaaaaaagtgttttggtgGGTGAGTACTTATTTTTAATAGTGTAACTGTTTAGTCTCTGGCATGATAGCGTGTTAATACGTGTCGGCCTGCATTAATTTTAGAATGAGATGTTAAAGCATTTCTCTGAGCCCAGCGCTATCTTTGGCCATGTTGCTGTAAACTGCCTTATAAACCATCACCACGTCTAGGGCTGATGGTCGAAGTTTAGGGTCTTCTGCCTTACATGCCttatgaatttgaaaaagatgGAAGTGGATCAAATCCGCTCCAGCCACTCTTCCTATCAGGAATTGTACCACATCTGGGATCTTCCAGATATCTGTCTTTTCATCATACTCATGCATGAGATCATCTGAAAAAGGCTTCCCTATATTATTGAAAGGCCATAGCTGCTCAGGAGCCACAAAAATACCACTAAGCTCCCTGTGGCCACATTTGACCCGCAAACCCCTGGATACGTCCACTTCAGGTAGTGCATCCAGGTCATTCACCACCAGGCGAAAGTCATTTGTGAGCAGAAACTGGGAGAGAGTTTTCTCCAGGGTGTTGGAATCACACATTACCCTCAGACCAGCTGGACTGTTGTGGAGGTAATGGAGGATGGAGACGTAGTCTATCGCCAACAACAGCCGCGTCTGCCAAATATTGCGATGTTTTTGCTGCTCCTGGGCCAGAACTGCGTTCAAATTTAGAAGTGAGCCCAGTGGATGGTACTCTGTGACAAAGGTATGGTCTTCAAGGCAAAAGCCTACCAACTGTACCACCAGGGGACCCTGCAATGCCTTTAACATCAAGAATCCGTGGAGAAAATCCTGAGAGTAATTCAGAGACGACAGTTTGGACACAGCAACCTTTTGTCCCTTCCATTCTGCCAAGTAGACctaagggggagaaaaaaaccccCCACATGTAAGAGTTTGGGACTACCATGTATGTTATATAACAGAACTTGCGTTTGTTTGATTACTGATCAACATCAACGTTTAGTCTAGAATTATCTGCAGTTCCCCAACATATGAatatttgtctgtctgtctgataTGAGATACTGGAAGAAGTATGGGACCTAGGATtttaatgtaccgtattttccgcaccataaggtgcacttaaaagcctttaatttccTCAAATCacgaaggtgcgccttttaataaggtgcaccttttgtgtggacaaaattccaaaatctgtaaagttgttttgtgtggattccgtaatatacaggcgtaatatgtagacccgatgaaccaatcagaggacattcaATTTTACGTACATCAGGGCAAAAAAAACTGAGGATTGTACGCAACACGTAGAGCGTACCTCCGCCGCcgttgataaataaatattatcgtttgtgcaaatctgtaaagttgtctGTGTGGCTTCCGCCACACAGAGACGTAATACACTGGCGTAATGTGTAGACCTGATGTAGATCGGGGCgttaaaccaatcagaggactatACATTACACGTAGAGTACGTACCTCGgccgccattgataaataaatactatttaAGCAAACAGCATTATcaccctctaaaatggcatagacaaagagacatgcttacgaggcacaattagagctttctggaaagccaggatcaTTGCAAAAGAGCAACTTTACAATGATGAGAGGGGACGTAGCATGTTTAATGGCGGACTTGCCCAAttgtttaatttggatacagaagTTGAGGATTTTGATGGTATTAATATCAATTAACAATGCGAGTACAATACAGTACATGATTAAGTAGTAGAATTAAGTACAACAGAACTGACTGCATTGctcctgtgattttttttttcccccccccgtAATTCATGGCATGCACTAAATACCGAAAAGCCCCCGGAATTGAGTCTGCGCCTTTTAACCCGAAGCGCCtcatagtgcggaaaatatggtacacAAAA
Protein-coding sequences here:
- the pomk gene encoding protein O-mannose kinase encodes the protein MGRRCNTSLYQSTPVVVICLAALLLSNVLIYLYLDSVYQSGGHPVTAHTGCVAQHFKMPTMKNCTPWLHCPLIEAEVRKLKLIGQGAVKKVYLAEWKGQKVAVSKLSSLNYSQDFLHGFLMLKALQGPLVVQLVGFCLEDHTFVTEYHPLGSLLNLNAVLAQEQQKHRNIWQTRLLLAIDYVSILHYLHNSPAGLRVMCDSNTLEKTLSQFLLTNDFRLVVNDLDALPEVDVSRGLRVKCGHRELSGIFVAPEQLWPFNNIGKPFSDDLMHEYDEKTDIWKIPDVVQFLIGRVAGADLIHFHLFQIHKACKAEDPKLRPSALDVVMVYKAVYSNMAKDSAGLREML